From a single Actinomycetota bacterium genomic region:
- a CDS encoding tetratricopeptide repeat protein yields MQQDRPDDREGFQFDETTKPAPRKQVRRKSSIFDDPVVRKMSFAAVGILILFLVTVVSALVTGVIQPGGPRTALERDISVTGAAVRAGTTDTSVWARHISALILDGQLGRAENILSTAKASLDDSSTADIVLSEARLLRAQGQYEEALEVADAARTQIREHHEAQLAEGGVIANAARLAGYHDNYHIALIVKADIYRDMEDWDRVLEQYNAFIESNPGAADILTDRGNVKFEMGDRTGAEADYREALRFYPDYEEALAGLERIGSSQ; encoded by the coding sequence ATGCAGCAAGATCGCCCAGACGATCGCGAAGGTTTCCAGTTCGATGAAACCACAAAGCCCGCTCCTCGCAAGCAGGTTCGGCGTAAGAGCTCGATCTTCGACGATCCCGTGGTTCGCAAGATGTCATTCGCCGCAGTCGGTATTCTGATCCTATTCCTTGTAACAGTCGTGAGCGCCCTTGTTACAGGAGTTATACAGCCCGGTGGGCCGCGGACAGCCCTAGAGCGTGACATATCGGTGACGGGCGCTGCGGTACGTGCCGGCACAACGGATACGAGCGTGTGGGCTCGTCATATCTCGGCTCTCATACTCGACGGCCAATTGGGTCGGGCCGAGAACATCCTGAGCACTGCCAAAGCTAGCTTGGATGATTCTTCGACAGCTGACATCGTTCTGAGTGAGGCGCGCCTGTTGAGGGCACAAGGACAGTATGAGGAGGCCCTTGAAGTCGCCGATGCCGCCCGGACCCAGATTCGCGAGCATCACGAGGCGCAGCTTGCTGAGGGCGGAGTCATCGCCAACGCGGCGCGTCTAGCCGGATACCACGATAACTATCACATCGCCCTCATCGTCAAGGCCGACATCTATCGCGATATGGAGGACTGGGACAGAGTGCTGGAGCAGTACAACGCCTTCATTGAATCCAACCCTGGAGCCGCCGACATCCTGACTGATCGCGGGAACGTCAAGTTCGAAATGGGCGACAGGACCGGTGCAGAAGCTGATTACCGCGAAGCGCTTAGATTCTACCCTGACTACGAAGAGGCCCTTGCGGGGCTAGAGAGGATCGGATCGTCTCAATGA
- a CDS encoding NHL repeat-containing protein, whose amino-acid sequence MTDTVAENPPAAQSPEVVSRRGRRILGLVLAALLLLLGLATFLLLRLLDPPGDIPATEELLGIEWVRSIYGMSVAPEDQFQRTAAAAPGPDGSIHITDAQHGAIMRFTPDGRYIETFRGPEADPLVVPGRLTVGPDGLIYVVETQNDRVRVLNPDGSYIGTFSVPRPVSIAVSEDKIVVGSVNGFAILDPTDGSPVRVIGSRGQADYQFDYVHGVAIGEDGRIFVADSFNNRISAYDAEGNRLWIVRTGKPSNRAEMIDGRLTVRELEDQALTGEEALQLPLGMTLDGAGRIVVADMFECALAVFDPEDGSLIGKYGTPGPEDGKFFYPTNVSYDPQRDWFTVSDTQNNRVQIVRLPDSAGGGDAAAAARRVLDGPIRACAIPLALVIIAVGVALFLRRKRNQATSTTPSPEILDRST is encoded by the coding sequence ATGACCGATACAGTTGCAGAAAACCCCCCAGCTGCTCAAAGCCCGGAAGTGGTCTCTAGGCGCGGACGAAGGATTCTGGGATTGGTTCTCGCCGCCCTGCTCCTTCTCCTTGGTCTTGCTACATTCCTTCTGCTCCGCTTGCTGGATCCCCCTGGCGATATTCCTGCTACCGAGGAATTGCTCGGCATCGAGTGGGTACGCTCGATCTACGGGATGAGTGTAGCGCCGGAGGACCAGTTCCAGCGTACCGCTGCAGCTGCTCCGGGCCCAGATGGGTCTATACATATCACTGATGCACAGCATGGTGCGATCATGAGGTTCACTCCTGATGGTCGCTATATTGAGACCTTTCGTGGCCCTGAGGCTGATCCGCTGGTCGTACCGGGTCGCCTTACTGTCGGACCGGATGGCTTGATTTATGTCGTGGAAACCCAGAACGACCGGGTCCGCGTCTTGAATCCAGACGGATCTTATATTGGTACGTTCAGCGTTCCCAGACCAGTCTCGATCGCGGTGAGTGAAGACAAGATCGTTGTAGGCTCGGTCAACGGGTTTGCGATATTGGACCCCACCGACGGCAGTCCAGTCCGTGTGATAGGATCCCGCGGCCAAGCTGATTATCAGTTCGATTACGTACACGGGGTGGCCATCGGTGAGGATGGCCGGATATTCGTTGCGGATTCGTTCAACAACAGGATCAGCGCATATGATGCTGAGGGCAATCGCCTGTGGATTGTAAGAACCGGAAAGCCGTCTAACCGCGCAGAGATGATCGATGGACGTCTCACGGTGCGAGAGCTCGAGGACCAAGCGCTCACGGGTGAAGAAGCCCTGCAGTTGCCCCTAGGAATGACTCTCGATGGTGCTGGAAGAATCGTAGTCGCAGACATGTTCGAGTGTGCGCTGGCGGTTTTCGATCCGGAAGACGGATCCCTGATAGGGAAGTACGGCACGCCAGGGCCAGAGGACGGGAAGTTCTTCTATCCGACGAATGTCAGTTATGACCCTCAGCGCGACTGGTTCACCGTCTCGGATACGCAGAACAACAGGGTCCAAATCGTGAGACTTCCGGACTCTGCCGGTGGCGGTGATGCTGCAGCTGCGGCGAGACGGGTGCTCGATGGACCGATACGAGCATGTGCGATCCCGCTGGCTCTGGTGATTATTGCTGTCGGAGTCGCTCTGTTCTTGCGCAGGAAGAGAAATCAGGCTACAAGCACGACACCGAGTCCAGAAATTCTCGACCGTTCCACATAA
- a CDS encoding mannose-1-phosphate guanylyltransferase/mannose-6-phosphate isomerase, translating to MSTEDSVYAVILAGGSGTRFWPLSRELSPKQMLTVFGHESLIAQAIRRVDDYVAPGDVVVVTNERLFDELRNHLSSQADSRMRQARYLVEPLPRNTAPAIAYAAATLVLDDPEAVMIVLPSDHLLERDGVWDACVASAIAAARDGFLVTIGITPTRPEVGYGYIQAGEAMPEYSRAEAVPQSATRFVEKPDLATAESLLAAGGYLWNAGIFVMRASRVLEELDAHADTSPIADTARWLAAEQAAGRCDADEARRRFGEIASISVDHAIMERSGRVAVIPSALNWSDVGSLLALGDVLPADDDGVVRVGRGVDLDTRDTIVYSTDRLVATLGLTDMLVIDTADATLVASKDRAQDVRLVVEALALAGAEEVVQPKVSLRPWGSWTSLLKGPGFQIKLLEIHSGAKPSLQRHHHRSEHWIVVAGTALVTRGEERFEVHVNESAYIPVGAEHRIENCGKVPLKVIEVQLGEYLGEDDIVRLEDDWNRKD from the coding sequence TTGAGTACGGAAGATTCCGTTTACGCGGTTATCCTTGCGGGAGGCAGCGGCACGAGGTTTTGGCCACTCTCGCGGGAACTCTCGCCAAAGCAGATGCTCACTGTTTTCGGGCATGAGTCGCTCATCGCACAGGCTATCCGTCGGGTCGATGATTATGTTGCCCCCGGCGATGTGGTCGTCGTGACGAACGAGCGACTCTTCGACGAGCTTCGCAATCACCTGTCATCACAGGCTGACTCGCGAATGAGGCAGGCGCGCTACCTGGTCGAGCCGCTTCCGCGCAACACCGCACCAGCGATCGCTTATGCTGCGGCCACGTTGGTGCTCGATGACCCCGAGGCAGTGATGATAGTGCTACCTTCTGACCACCTGCTCGAGCGCGATGGTGTCTGGGACGCTTGCGTGGCTTCGGCGATCGCGGCGGCGCGCGATGGTTTTCTGGTCACCATCGGCATCACGCCGACCCGACCCGAGGTCGGCTACGGCTACATCCAGGCGGGCGAGGCGATGCCCGAGTACTCGCGCGCCGAGGCCGTGCCGCAGTCGGCCACCCGCTTCGTCGAAAAGCCCGACCTTGCTACCGCCGAATCGCTGCTGGCGGCAGGCGGTTACCTGTGGAATGCGGGCATCTTCGTCATGCGTGCGTCGCGGGTGCTCGAGGAGCTTGATGCCCACGCTGACACCTCTCCAATTGCTGATACGGCGCGTTGGCTCGCCGCCGAACAGGCCGCGGGGCGCTGCGATGCCGATGAGGCGCGCAGGCGCTTTGGGGAGATCGCGTCGATTTCGGTAGATCATGCGATCATGGAGCGCTCGGGCAGGGTTGCTGTGATTCCTTCGGCGTTGAACTGGAGCGATGTCGGGTCGCTACTGGCCCTGGGGGACGTACTGCCTGCCGATGATGATGGTGTGGTGCGCGTGGGCAGGGGAGTCGATCTGGATACCCGAGACACGATCGTCTACTCGACCGACCGATTGGTGGCGACGTTGGGTTTGACCGACATGCTAGTCATCGACACCGCTGACGCCACCCTCGTGGCCAGCAAGGACCGGGCGCAAGACGTTCGACTGGTGGTCGAGGCGCTAGCACTGGCTGGGGCGGAAGAGGTCGTGCAGCCCAAGGTGAGCTTGCGGCCATGGGGCTCGTGGACGAGCCTGCTGAAGGGACCGGGCTTCCAGATCAAGCTACTCGAGATCCACTCGGGCGCCAAGCCTAGTCTCCAGCGGCATCATCACCGCTCCGAGCACTGGATAGTCGTTGCAGGGACGGCGCTTGTGACCCGTGGCGAGGAACGCTTCGAGGTCCACGTGAATGAGAGTGCTTACATCCCTGTTGGCGCGGAGCACCGCATCGAGAACTGCGGCAAAGTGCCGCTCAAGGTCATCGAGGTCCAATTGGGCGAATACCTAGGCGAGGACGATATCGTGCGCCTGGAAGACGACTGGAACAGAAAGGACTGA
- the gmd gene encoding GDP-mannose 4,6-dehydratase encodes MEKRALITGFTGQDGSYLAELLLDKGYEVYGMVRRLSMENYGRVEHLLDRVELVEGDLLDEYSIIDALKIAEPHEVYNLAAQSFVPTSFTQPVLTAEYNGIGPLRFLEAIRRFSPQTRFYQASTSEMYGHVREVPQTELTAFHPRSPYGAAKAYAYYITVNYRESYGLHASNGILFNHESPRRGIRFVTRKITDGVARIKLGLASELRLGNLEAKRDWGFAGDSAEAMWLMLQQDEPDDYVIAMGHEHSVREFCEIAFTYAGLDYREYVVEDPAFWRPAEVNRLLGDSSKARERLGWVPKVTFEALVEMMVDADMDRLSGSQG; translated from the coding sequence GTGGAGAAGCGTGCGCTCATCACTGGATTCACTGGGCAGGATGGCTCGTATCTGGCAGAGCTGTTGCTCGACAAGGGCTACGAGGTCTACGGCATGGTCCGGCGCCTTTCGATGGAGAACTACGGCCGGGTCGAGCATCTTCTTGACCGCGTCGAGTTGGTCGAGGGAGACCTGCTCGACGAGTACTCAATCATCGACGCGCTCAAGATAGCCGAGCCACACGAGGTCTATAACCTAGCGGCGCAGTCGTTCGTGCCCACGTCATTCACACAGCCGGTCCTGACCGCAGAGTACAACGGCATCGGGCCACTCCGCTTCCTCGAGGCGATTCGGCGGTTCTCGCCCCAGACGCGGTTCTATCAGGCATCCACTTCCGAGATGTACGGACACGTGCGGGAGGTCCCTCAGACCGAGCTGACCGCATTCCACCCTCGCTCGCCCTATGGAGCTGCGAAGGCGTATGCGTACTACATCACAGTGAACTATCGAGAATCTTACGGACTCCATGCCAGCAACGGCATCCTGTTCAACCACGAGTCGCCCAGGCGAGGAATCCGCTTTGTGACCCGCAAGATCACAGACGGCGTGGCCCGCATCAAGCTGGGCCTGGCGAGCGAGCTTCGACTGGGCAACCTAGAAGCCAAGCGCGACTGGGGATTCGCGGGTGACTCGGCAGAGGCCATGTGGCTCATGCTCCAGCAGGACGAGCCGGACGATTACGTCATCGCGATGGGCCACGAGCACTCAGTGCGCGAATTCTGCGAGATTGCGTTCACGTATGCCGGGCTCGACTATCGCGAGTATGTGGTCGAGGATCCTGCGTTCTGGCGACCCGCGGAGGTCAATCGCCTGCTAGGCGATTCGAGCAAGGCTCGCGAGAGACTTGGGTGGGTGCCGAAGGTGACCTTCGAAGCGCTGGTCGAGATGATGGTCGACGCGGATATGGATCGGCTTTCGGGATCGCAGGGGTGA
- a CDS encoding glycosyltransferase, whose amino-acid sequence MRILSVSPAVRGGGAERVALLLHEGYRARGAEAWLAVATPNAEADGVIAIERDQRRSAWAQSLLRAAWRLQAASVAEGDARALLSRAMRVAAEPSRWLAVVRGSEDFDFPWTEGLASIAPQAPDIVHLHNLHGGYFDIRALPGLSARIPTVITMHDAWLLTGHCAQPLDCERWLDGCGSCPGLSRYVPIRGDRSAANHARKHAAVASISAALVAPSAWLLSMAERSGLLEGGRVARVIPNAVDTQVFAPGSRADARRRLGLPEDKRIALVVAKDVRTNPYKGWRTLLEALERLSGPVVRELVVVAVGDATGPEGRSAFSAGGCPGIGVRFVDSEATLADYYRAADVLVHPSLADSFPLAPIEAMACGVPVIASDVGGLPEIVVDGVTGLLVQPGSAPELAAAIERLLAYDDLRSRMGDAGLERVRARFALGVQVDSYLALFAELAEGFAIAGRRSQ is encoded by the coding sequence GTGAGGATCCTGTCGGTCAGCCCGGCGGTGCGCGGCGGAGGCGCTGAACGAGTGGCGCTTCTGTTGCACGAGGGCTATCGCGCCCGCGGGGCCGAGGCGTGGCTTGCAGTCGCGACCCCCAACGCCGAGGCAGACGGCGTTATCGCGATCGAGCGTGACCAGAGGCGGAGCGCGTGGGCGCAAAGCCTGCTGCGTGCTGCATGGAGACTTCAGGCGGCAAGTGTCGCCGAGGGCGATGCGCGTGCACTGCTTTCGCGAGCGATGCGGGTCGCAGCCGAGCCTTCACGCTGGCTGGCGGTCGTGCGTGGGAGCGAGGACTTCGACTTCCCGTGGACCGAGGGCCTCGCGTCGATTGCACCGCAGGCTCCCGACATCGTGCACCTCCACAACTTGCACGGTGGCTACTTCGACATTCGTGCGCTGCCTGGGCTTTCGGCCCGAATCCCGACTGTCATCACCATGCACGATGCATGGCTCCTCACGGGACACTGCGCTCAGCCGCTGGATTGCGAGCGCTGGCTTGACGGCTGCGGATCGTGCCCCGGCCTATCGCGATACGTGCCGATAAGAGGCGACCGGTCCGCAGCCAACCACGCACGCAAGCACGCGGCGGTGGCGAGCATCAGCGCGGCGCTGGTGGCTCCTTCGGCGTGGCTGCTCTCGATGGCTGAGCGAAGCGGGCTGCTTGAGGGCGGCCGAGTAGCACGCGTGATCCCGAACGCTGTCGACACGCAGGTGTTCGCGCCCGGGAGCCGCGCAGACGCGCGCCGGCGTCTGGGGCTCCCGGAGGACAAACGGATCGCACTCGTGGTCGCCAAGGATGTGCGCACCAACCCCTACAAGGGCTGGCGGACGCTGCTCGAGGCGCTGGAGCGACTGTCGGGGCCCGTAGTGCGGGAGCTTGTCGTCGTGGCCGTCGGGGATGCGACGGGGCCCGAGGGGCGTAGCGCCTTCTCGGCGGGCGGATGTCCGGGGATCGGAGTACGCTTCGTCGACAGCGAAGCCACGCTTGCCGACTACTACCGCGCGGCTGATGTGCTTGTGCACCCGTCGCTTGCGGACAGCTTCCCGCTCGCGCCGATTGAAGCGATGGCGTGCGGGGTTCCGGTGATCGCGAGCGACGTGGGCGGGCTCCCCGAGATCGTCGTCGATGGCGTGACCGGACTTCTGGTCCAGCCGGGCTCGGCACCTGAGCTTGCGGCCGCGATCGAGCGATTGCTCGCCTATGATGACCTGCGCTCCCGGATGGGCGATGCCGGGCTCGAGAGGGTCCGCGCGCGATTCGCGCTCGGGGTTCAGGTGGACTCTTACCTCGCGCTCTTCGCGGAGCTTGCCGAAGGGTTCGCGATCGCAGGGCGGCGATCCCAGTGA
- a CDS encoding glycosyltransferase, giving the protein MSAPLVSVLTPSFNQGRWLADNLHSVACQTYERIEHIVMDGGSTDESLELLSAAGDSVTWRSEPDEGQAHALNKAFELAQGEIIGWINSDDAYFTPRVIEQVVEYFAAHPDVDVACGHCAQTTADGRIIQVLWTPAEPAELLTAVNTLSQPATFVRRRVIDDVLLDQSLHFTMDYDLWLRLHFAGARFGRLSRILAIDRHQPARKSSTILDVHKADLATLAARYDTRLGPQWKSLRSRYYVWQRIAGAAQIPRIRPPFAFAAPDDLTRGLLARQVFIRKSKWPAEMRGL; this is encoded by the coding sequence GTGAGCGCGCCGCTGGTGTCGGTCCTGACGCCCTCGTTCAATCAGGGGCGCTGGCTTGCGGACAACCTGCACTCGGTGGCGTGTCAGACTTACGAGCGCATCGAGCATATCGTCATGGACGGCGGTTCGACCGATGAGAGCCTCGAGCTGCTCTCGGCGGCAGGGGATTCGGTCACCTGGCGAAGTGAGCCCGATGAGGGCCAGGCGCACGCACTCAACAAAGCTTTCGAACTCGCACAAGGTGAGATCATCGGCTGGATCAACTCGGATGACGCATACTTCACGCCGAGGGTCATCGAGCAGGTCGTCGAATACTTTGCGGCGCATCCCGATGTCGACGTCGCGTGCGGGCACTGTGCTCAGACCACGGCGGACGGTCGCATCATCCAGGTGCTCTGGACGCCAGCTGAGCCCGCCGAGCTGCTGACTGCGGTCAACACCCTGAGCCAGCCGGCCACCTTCGTGCGGCGCAGGGTCATCGACGACGTGCTGCTCGATCAATCGCTGCACTTTACGATGGATTACGACCTGTGGCTTCGGCTGCACTTCGCTGGCGCTCGCTTCGGCCGCTTGAGCCGGATACTCGCGATCGACAGGCACCAGCCTGCGCGGAAATCCTCGACGATCCTCGACGTGCACAAGGCCGACCTCGCCACACTGGCCGCCCGCTACGACACGCGGCTCGGGCCGCAGTGGAAGTCGCTTCGCAGCCGCTACTACGTGTGGCAGCGGATCGCTGGAGCGGCTCAAATACCCCGCATCAGACCGCCATTCGCATTCGCGGCCCCGGACGACCTTACGCGAGGGCTGCTGGCGCGTCAGGTTTTTATCCGGAAGTCGAAGTGGCCAGCCGAGATGCGCGGCTTGTGA
- a CDS encoding DegT/DnrJ/EryC1/StrS family aminotransferase: MIPVNEPAFGETELEYVSDCVKSGWVSSAGEYIERFEAEWAKWCGRRHGVAVANGTVALELAVWALDLEPGDEIIMPTFTIISCPLAAIRNGCTPVLVDSDPQTWCMDVEQIEQRITPRTRAIMPVHIYGHPVDMDPLLELAASHGLAVIEDAAEAHGATYRDRRCGSMGDVSCFSFYANKIITTGEGGMVLTDDDSIAAKARSGRNLSFGAARRFEHESAGYNFRLTNMQAALGLAQVPRIDEIVARKRRMGARYTELLAGLPLHLPVERDWATNVYWMYGVVLADELPFDAEEFAARHERLGVQTRPFFLGMHEQPALHRWGLFAGETYPVAERLSRRGLYLPSGLALTDEQQVTVAEAVREALRP, encoded by the coding sequence GTGATACCCGTCAACGAGCCAGCATTCGGCGAGACCGAACTCGAGTACGTCAGCGATTGCGTGAAGAGTGGCTGGGTTTCCTCGGCAGGTGAGTATATCGAGCGCTTTGAAGCCGAGTGGGCGAAATGGTGCGGCAGGCGCCACGGCGTCGCGGTGGCCAACGGTACCGTTGCGCTCGAGCTCGCGGTCTGGGCGCTCGATCTCGAGCCCGGCGACGAGATCATCATGCCGACGTTCACGATCATATCGTGCCCGCTCGCCGCGATCCGCAACGGCTGCACCCCTGTGCTCGTGGACTCCGACCCGCAGACGTGGTGCATGGACGTCGAGCAGATCGAGCAGCGGATCACTCCGCGCACCCGGGCGATCATGCCGGTGCACATCTACGGGCATCCGGTCGACATGGACCCGCTGCTTGAGCTGGCCGCCAGCCACGGGCTCGCGGTCATTGAGGACGCCGCCGAGGCCCACGGTGCGACCTATCGCGATCGGCGGTGCGGCAGCATGGGCGATGTCTCGTGCTTCTCCTTCTATGCGAACAAGATCATCACCACCGGCGAAGGCGGCATGGTTCTCACCGACGACGACTCGATAGCCGCCAAGGCGCGCTCAGGCCGCAACCTGAGCTTCGGCGCGGCGCGGCGGTTCGAGCACGAGTCGGCGGGCTACAACTTCCGCCTGACGAACATGCAGGCCGCGCTCGGACTCGCGCAGGTCCCCCGCATCGACGAGATCGTGGCACGCAAGCGCCGGATGGGCGCGCGGTACACCGAGCTTCTGGCCGGCCTACCGCTACACCTGCCCGTCGAGCGCGATTGGGCCACGAACGTCTACTGGATGTACGGGGTCGTCCTCGCCGACGAGCTCCCCTTCGATGCCGAGGAGTTCGCGGCCCGCCACGAGCGGCTCGGCGTGCAGACGCGCCCGTTCTTCCTGGGGATGCATGAGCAGCCTGCGCTGCACAGGTGGGGCTTGTTCGCTGGTGAGACGTATCCGGTCGCCGAGAGGCTCTCTCGTCGCGGCCTCTACCTGCCCTCCGGCCTCGCGCTCACCGACGAGCAGCAGGTCACCGTTGCCGAAGCGGTGCGAGAGGCACTTCGGCCATGA